One Pasteurella dagmatis DNA segment encodes these proteins:
- a CDS encoding LPS O-antigen chain length determinant protein WzzB: MTNEMETQHKNNRSFLRYFVLILILTGLSAAIAYAASFLIKKEWRAEAYVGAPTANSLGNYYSLSSMYQFVSGKPTDTTPMDFVYREFKKQAGSYDIVVDFWRNTDFYKQKQTGENVFDQQELERLANSLGFTPQQAINGLSEKIGDRISLTLGSPKQATELLSDFVDYVNLKTRSVVYNELIYRWKVLFDEVKKAGELNVGNMQKNNTYVSVEDWQGKLKLMQSVTPLDDQLIGYRYFKKPTTTVQATSPDRVLWGLIGAGLGGIISGFIIYMLARRKKNI; this comes from the coding sequence ATGACAAACGAAATGGAAACACAACATAAAAATAACCGATCTTTTTTACGTTATTTTGTTTTAATTTTAATTTTGACAGGTTTAAGTGCCGCTATTGCTTATGCAGCAAGCTTTTTAATTAAAAAAGAATGGCGAGCAGAAGCTTATGTCGGAGCGCCGACAGCAAACTCATTAGGAAATTATTATTCACTTTCTTCGATGTATCAATTTGTAAGCGGTAAACCTACTGATACTACACCAATGGATTTTGTGTATCGTGAATTTAAAAAACAGGCAGGATCTTATGATATCGTTGTTGATTTCTGGCGTAACACAGATTTCTATAAACAAAAACAAACAGGTGAGAATGTTTTTGATCAACAAGAACTCGAGCGTTTAGCAAATAGTTTGGGGTTTACCCCTCAACAAGCAATAAATGGTTTATCTGAGAAAATTGGTGATCGAATTTCCTTAACATTAGGTAGTCCAAAACAAGCAACTGAGTTATTAAGTGATTTCGTTGATTATGTAAACTTGAAAACAAGAAGTGTTGTTTATAATGAATTAATTTATCGTTGGAAAGTTTTATTTGATGAAGTAAAAAAAGCGGGTGAATTAAATGTGGGTAATATGCAAAAGAACAATACTTATGTTTCAGTAGAAGATTGGCAAGGTAAATTAAAACTCATGCAATCTGTTACCCCCCTCGATGATCAGCTTATTGGTTATCGTTACTTTAAAAAACCAACAACAACCGTTCAAGCGACATCTCCTGATCGAGTTTTATGGGGATTAATTGGCGCTGGACTTGGTGGAATCATTAGTGGTTTTATTATCTATATGTTAGCTAGACGTAAGAAAAACATCTAA